The following proteins are co-located in the Alcaligenes faecalis genome:
- a CDS encoding DUF4136 domain-containing protein encodes MTLFSEGFSWRALRLMSLVLAVLTTACAAPSWSAKLTRYQQWPTATSGDTYYIKSSPDKSSSLQHQSFADSVRASIGVTGLVQAADLKSARFVVQMDYGNPQEQSWVPQFADSFYGPSAWGIGRGYYAPNDGWGGGFFYSPNVVNVPVTMYKNYLNVIITDNQNSGAEVYRATAVSYSHSDNLDQQMPFLSQAIFDGFPGNNGQVIDIRYPIPRD; translated from the coding sequence ATGACGTTATTTTCTGAAGGGTTTTCCTGGCGCGCCCTACGCCTGATGAGTCTGGTATTGGCGGTATTGACCACGGCTTGCGCTGCGCCTAGCTGGTCCGCTAAATTGACGCGCTATCAGCAGTGGCCCACGGCGACCAGTGGCGATACCTATTACATCAAGTCCTCCCCAGACAAAAGCAGTAGTCTGCAACACCAGTCTTTTGCAGATTCTGTACGGGCTTCTATTGGTGTGACGGGGCTGGTGCAAGCGGCGGATCTGAAGTCCGCGCGTTTTGTGGTGCAAATGGACTATGGCAATCCGCAGGAACAAAGCTGGGTGCCTCAATTTGCCGATAGTTTTTATGGTCCATCGGCGTGGGGAATCGGGCGCGGCTATTATGCGCCAAATGATGGTTGGGGCGGAGGTTTCTTTTATTCTCCGAATGTAGTGAATGTTCCTGTCACGATGTATAAGAATTATCTAAATGTAATCATTACGGATAATCAAAACTCGGGCGCAGAAGTGTATCGCGCTACAGCCGTTTCTTATAGCCATTCCGACAACCTGGACCAGCAGATGCCTTTTTTGTCCCAGGCCATATTTGATGGTTTTCCGGGTAATAATGGGCAAGTGATTGATATCCGATATCCAATACCGCGCGATTGA
- the pepN gene encoding aminopeptidase N has product MRTDSLPTISRHDYQPYPYQIEKVRLEFDLAAEQTLVRLAFRASSRDGQIHPLVLDGEDIELLEVSLNGVALTAQDYQLDEQGLTLSPQTAECDLVLVSRCRPQDNTMLMGLYVSGQNLFTQCEAQGFRRITFFPDRPDVMARYEVVLRGDAKLYPYLLSNGNLLESTTLDDGRSQAIWEDPFPKPSYLFALVAGDFDVREREIKKANGQPALLQVYCDRGDGDKTEWAMECLEHSVRWDEQRFGLELDLDRFMIVAARDFNMGAMENKGLNIFNSAYVLADAQSTTDASFHAVEAVIGHEYFHNWTGNRVTCRDWFQLSLKEGLTVFRDQEFSADMLAQGLDGAQAASARAVKRIDDVSVLRAAQFPEDAGPMAHPIRPESYQEISNFYTATIYEKGAEVIRMQHTLLGEENFQAGIREYFKRHDGQAVTCDDFVDSMDSVYRQVNPGRSLEQFRRWYQQAGTPRVQVSLHHDAAAQTTTLTLRQSNAPAGIENKSTPKPPLHIPFALGMLDQQGAPLTLHLDGQQGDTLVLDFTQAEQSWTFTQTPDTPILSLLRNFSAPVRVDYYRPDSELALLARHDTDPFARWEATQLLATRLILSSASGRTPSAAQLATVVQTWHALVQDPALSPAYKARILSLPSERELLEQTQPMTPRAVVQARRQLQRELGLALTPYWQELYQYLSLEQAPYSPDALQAGQRALRNLALNYLLVAGVHTGPQLARNQYDQATNMTDRMGALSALVNYGDQEDRQDGLDDFFQRWQDNPLVLDRWFSLQATAPSTHVAQVRALMLHPAFSMRNPNRARSLIFQFCMNNMQAVHTPEGYAFWAEQVIALDKLNPEISARLARVFDNWARFEPEARDRLKAALERIQAEPGLSGNVAEIVHKALTL; this is encoded by the coding sequence ATGCGCACAGACTCCTTACCTACGATCTCCCGCCACGATTACCAGCCCTACCCTTATCAAATAGAAAAGGTACGGCTGGAATTTGATTTGGCGGCCGAGCAAACCTTGGTTCGTCTGGCTTTCCGAGCCAGTAGCCGAGACGGCCAGATCCACCCCCTGGTACTGGACGGCGAAGACATTGAACTACTTGAAGTCAGTCTCAACGGGGTCGCCCTGACCGCCCAGGATTACCAGCTTGATGAACAGGGCCTGACGCTCTCGCCCCAGACCGCAGAATGTGACCTGGTGCTGGTAAGCCGTTGCCGCCCGCAAGACAACACCATGCTGATGGGCTTGTATGTCTCGGGCCAGAACCTGTTTACCCAATGCGAGGCCCAGGGCTTTCGCCGTATTACCTTCTTCCCAGACCGCCCCGATGTGATGGCCCGTTATGAAGTGGTTCTGCGCGGCGATGCCAAGCTTTATCCTTATCTACTTTCCAATGGCAACTTGCTGGAAAGCACCACGCTGGACGATGGCCGCAGCCAGGCAATCTGGGAAGACCCTTTTCCAAAGCCTTCTTATTTATTTGCACTGGTTGCCGGCGACTTTGATGTGCGCGAACGCGAAATCAAAAAGGCCAATGGCCAGCCTGCCCTATTGCAGGTTTATTGCGATCGTGGTGACGGCGATAAAACAGAATGGGCCATGGAATGCCTGGAACATTCGGTACGCTGGGATGAACAACGCTTTGGCCTGGAACTGGATCTGGACCGCTTCATGATTGTGGCCGCCCGCGACTTCAATATGGGCGCGATGGAAAACAAAGGCCTGAACATCTTTAATTCCGCCTATGTGCTGGCCGATGCACAAAGCACCACCGATGCGTCCTTTCACGCCGTGGAAGCCGTCATTGGCCATGAGTACTTCCATAACTGGACCGGCAACCGCGTCACGTGCCGTGACTGGTTCCAGCTTTCCCTGAAAGAAGGCCTGACAGTTTTCCGTGATCAGGAGTTTTCAGCCGACATGCTGGCTCAAGGTCTGGATGGCGCTCAAGCCGCCAGTGCCCGTGCCGTCAAACGTATTGATGATGTCAGCGTCTTGCGCGCCGCCCAGTTCCCAGAGGATGCCGGCCCAATGGCTCACCCCATTCGCCCCGAGAGCTATCAGGAAATCAGCAACTTTTACACCGCCACAATTTACGAAAAAGGCGCCGAAGTCATTCGCATGCAGCACACCTTGCTGGGTGAAGAAAACTTCCAGGCTGGTATTCGTGAATACTTCAAGCGCCATGACGGCCAGGCAGTCACTTGCGATGACTTCGTGGACAGCATGGACAGCGTGTATCGCCAGGTCAACCCTGGCCGAAGTCTGGAGCAGTTCCGACGCTGGTATCAGCAAGCGGGAACCCCGCGTGTTCAGGTCAGCCTGCACCATGACGCCGCCGCCCAAACTACGACACTGACCTTGCGTCAAAGCAATGCGCCCGCTGGAATCGAAAACAAATCCACACCCAAACCCCCGCTGCATATCCCCTTTGCCCTGGGCATGCTGGATCAGCAAGGCGCCCCCTTGACCCTGCATCTTGATGGTCAGCAAGGCGATACACTGGTACTGGATTTCACGCAAGCCGAACAAAGCTGGACCTTCACGCAGACTCCCGACACGCCGATTCTGTCGTTACTGCGCAATTTCTCTGCCCCTGTACGTGTAGACTACTACCGTCCCGATTCTGAACTGGCTTTGCTGGCCCGCCACGACACCGATCCATTTGCGCGCTGGGAAGCGACTCAACTGCTGGCGACCCGTCTGATTTTGTCTTCCGCATCAGGTCGGACACCCTCGGCTGCACAACTGGCAACCGTGGTGCAAACCTGGCATGCGCTGGTGCAAGACCCCGCCTTGAGCCCGGCTTACAAAGCCCGCATCCTGTCCCTGCCCAGCGAGCGTGAGTTGCTGGAGCAAACCCAACCCATGACACCACGCGCCGTGGTGCAAGCACGCCGTCAACTGCAACGTGAACTGGGCCTGGCCTTGACGCCCTACTGGCAAGAGCTATACCAATACCTAAGCCTGGAGCAGGCCCCTTACAGCCCCGACGCCTTACAAGCAGGCCAGCGCGCCTTGCGCAATCTGGCTCTGAATTATCTACTGGTCGCTGGTGTGCATACCGGCCCACAGTTGGCACGCAATCAATACGATCAGGCCACTAATATGACCGATCGCATGGGGGCCTTGAGCGCGCTGGTGAACTACGGCGACCAAGAAGATCGCCAAGACGGCCTGGATGATTTTTTCCAGCGTTGGCAGGACAATCCCCTGGTGCTGGACCGCTGGTTCAGCTTACAGGCCACCGCCCCCAGCACACACGTTGCCCAGGTGCGTGCCTTGATGCTGCATCCTGCTTTCTCGATGCGCAACCCTAACCGCGCCCGCTCGCTGATTTTCCAGTTCTGCATGAATAATATGCAGGCAGTACACACGCCGGAAGGCTATGCTTTCTGGGCCGAGCAAGTCATTGCCCTGGACAAGCTCAACCCGGAAATCTCGGCCCGTCTGGCCCGTGTGTTTGATAATTGGGCCCGCTTTGAACCCGAAGCCCGCGACCGGCTTAAAGCCGCGCTGGAGCGTATTCAGGCCGAACCCGGCCTGTCGGGCAATGTGGCCGAAATCGTACATAAAGCATTAACTCTTTGA
- a CDS encoding class 1 fructose-bisphosphatase — MTSESVLKKNLTQYLVEQQRQKKTVTADVRLLLETVARACKAIGHAVSKGALGGVLGALDSENVQGEVQKKLDVLSNEILLEANEWGGNLAAMASEEMDTLHRIPDYYPKGENLLLFDPLDGSSNIDVNVSIGTIFSVLSVPPEARERVIEEQDFLQPGVRQVAAGYAIYGPQTMLVLTVGDGVAAFTLDKEMGSWVLTTERVTIPEDTSEFAINMSNMRHWEAPVKRYIDDCLAGPEGPLGKNYNMRWIASMVADVHRILTRGGIFMYPRDARASGRKGKLRLMYEANPMSFLVEQAGGMSIDGTQRILDVQPTELHQRIGVILGSRNEVERVRQYHEQG, encoded by the coding sequence TTGACCTCGGAGTCTGTCTTGAAGAAAAACCTTACTCAGTATCTGGTGGAACAACAACGCCAGAAGAAAACGGTCACCGCCGATGTACGCTTGCTACTGGAAACCGTGGCTCGCGCGTGCAAGGCCATTGGCCATGCCGTCAGCAAAGGGGCGCTGGGCGGCGTTCTGGGTGCTCTGGATTCCGAAAACGTCCAGGGCGAAGTGCAGAAAAAACTGGATGTCCTGTCCAATGAAATCCTGCTGGAAGCTAACGAATGGGGCGGCAATCTGGCTGCCATGGCCTCCGAGGAAATGGACACCCTGCACCGCATCCCCGACTACTACCCCAAGGGCGAAAACCTGCTCTTGTTCGATCCACTGGATGGCTCGTCCAATATTGACGTGAACGTGTCCATTGGCACGATCTTCTCGGTACTGAGCGTACCGCCTGAAGCACGCGAGCGCGTGATTGAAGAGCAAGACTTCCTGCAACCTGGCGTGCGTCAAGTGGCCGCCGGTTATGCTATTTACGGTCCGCAAACCATGCTGGTGCTGACGGTAGGTGATGGCGTGGCCGCCTTCACGCTGGACAAGGAAATGGGCTCCTGGGTGCTGACCACCGAGCGCGTTACCATTCCTGAGGACACCTCGGAATTTGCCATCAACATGTCCAATATGCGTCACTGGGAAGCCCCGGTAAAACGCTATATCGACGACTGCCTGGCGGGTCCCGAAGGCCCATTGGGCAAAAACTACAATATGCGCTGGATCGCGTCCATGGTGGCCGATGTACACCGCATCCTGACCCGTGGCGGCATCTTCATGTACCCCCGCGATGCCCGCGCCTCCGGTCGCAAAGGCAAGCTGCGTTTGATGTACGAAGCCAATCCCATGAGCTTCCTGGTCGAGCAGGCCGGTGGCATGTCGATTGACGGCACACAGCGCATTCTGGACGTTCAGCCTACCGAACTGCATCAGCGCATTGGCGTGATTCTGGGTTCGCGCAATGAAGTCGAGCGCGTGCGTCAGTACCACGAGCAAGGCTGA
- a CDS encoding quinone oxidoreductase, which yields MTQTVKAIRIERNGGPEVLQWASVELPAPQEKEVTIRQKAVGLNFIDIYFRNGLYSNPLPHGLGFEASGIVEAVGSGVTHLKVGDRVAYGQSPLGAYAQARNVPADRVVRIPDAVSFEQAAAMMLKGLTCWYLLRQTYRVHEGQTILFHAAAGGVGLYACQWARALGVKLIGTVSGPEKAALAKANGAWEVIDYSHEDVVQRVLELTNGQKVPVVYDGVGKDTWERSLDCLQPRGLMVSFGNASGPVTGVNLATLASKGSLYVTRPVLGAYVPTQETMQAAADEMFELVLQGKIKPLIGQRFPLDQVALAHEALAGRRTTGSTVLTLD from the coding sequence ATGACGCAGACGGTTAAGGCGATACGGATTGAACGCAATGGGGGCCCGGAGGTATTGCAATGGGCCTCGGTAGAGTTACCCGCTCCGCAGGAAAAGGAAGTCACCATTCGACAAAAAGCGGTGGGCTTGAACTTTATTGATATTTATTTCCGTAATGGCCTCTACAGCAATCCCTTGCCGCATGGTTTGGGTTTTGAAGCGTCTGGCATTGTGGAGGCAGTGGGTTCGGGCGTCACGCATTTGAAGGTAGGTGATCGTGTCGCTTATGGTCAAAGCCCTCTGGGGGCGTATGCCCAAGCGCGTAATGTGCCTGCCGACCGTGTCGTGCGTATTCCTGATGCAGTCTCCTTTGAGCAGGCGGCGGCCATGATGCTTAAAGGTTTGACCTGCTGGTACTTGCTGCGCCAGACGTATCGCGTACACGAAGGCCAGACGATTCTGTTCCATGCCGCTGCGGGTGGCGTGGGTTTGTATGCCTGCCAATGGGCACGAGCCTTGGGTGTGAAATTGATTGGCACCGTTTCCGGCCCGGAGAAAGCGGCATTGGCGAAAGCGAACGGTGCTTGGGAAGTGATTGATTATTCCCACGAAGACGTGGTGCAGCGTGTGCTGGAGTTGACCAATGGCCAGAAAGTGCCGGTTGTGTATGACGGCGTGGGCAAGGATACCTGGGAGCGTTCGCTGGATTGCCTGCAACCGCGTGGATTGATGGTCAGCTTCGGCAATGCCTCCGGTCCGGTCACCGGCGTGAATCTGGCGACGCTGGCATCCAAAGGCTCCTTGTATGTGACTCGTCCTGTTCTGGGGGCTTACGTGCCCACACAGGAAACCATGCAGGCAGCGGCAGACGAGATGTTTGAGCTGGTGCTGCAAGGCAAGATCAAGCCGCTGATCGGGCAGCGTTTTCCGCTGGATCAGGTTGCCCTGGCTCATGAGGCTTTGGCGGGCCGTCGCACGACGGGCTCTACGGTTTTGACGCTGGATTAA
- a CDS encoding DMT family transporter — translation MTHGRALAAIHVAAILFGLTGIFGELIQVGAMLITAGRASFAVLALLISIRSQGRGLGQGMKAADFRTLLMASIMLAIHWATFFVAVKVGGVAIATLGFASFPAFITLCEWAVLRERVTVSEWIILALVTFGLLLVTPSFDFQDQSTIGLAWAIASGFTFAMFTLINRRAAKHLSAQQVAWWENLFVALMCWPFALQLLGDSTLVDWVWIALLGVFCTALSHYLLVSALTVLNARSAGIVIALEPVYAIAFAALLFAQYPSSRALLGGAIMIGAITWAGLRPPKSS, via the coding sequence ATGACACATGGACGTGCTCTGGCAGCCATTCATGTGGCCGCCATTCTGTTCGGACTGACCGGTATTTTTGGTGAACTCATTCAGGTCGGCGCCATGCTGATCACCGCAGGCCGAGCCAGCTTTGCGGTCCTGGCCTTGTTGATCAGTATTCGCTCTCAAGGGCGCGGTTTGGGGCAGGGTATGAAGGCAGCGGACTTCCGTACCTTGCTGATGGCCTCCATCATGCTGGCCATTCACTGGGCCACTTTTTTTGTGGCCGTCAAAGTGGGGGGTGTGGCCATTGCCACCTTGGGTTTTGCCAGCTTCCCGGCCTTCATTACCTTGTGTGAATGGGCCGTGCTGCGCGAGCGCGTCACCGTCTCTGAATGGATCATTCTGGCCCTGGTCACCTTTGGCTTGTTGCTGGTCACCCCCTCTTTCGATTTCCAGGATCAATCTACCATTGGCCTGGCCTGGGCGATTGCCTCCGGCTTTACCTTTGCCATGTTCACCCTCATCAATCGACGCGCCGCCAAGCATTTGTCAGCACAACAAGTAGCCTGGTGGGAGAACCTGTTTGTCGCCCTGATGTGTTGGCCTTTTGCCCTACAGCTACTGGGCGACAGCACGCTGGTGGACTGGGTATGGATTGCACTGCTGGGGGTATTTTGTACGGCCTTGTCGCACTACCTGCTGGTCTCTGCGCTCACCGTTTTGAATGCTCGCAGTGCCGGGATTGTGATCGCCCTGGAGCCTGTCTACGCCATCGCCTTTGCGGCGCTGCTTTTCGCTCAGTACCCCAGCAGCCGTGCGCTGCTGGGTGGAGCCATCATGATTGGCGCCATCACTTGGGCAGGCTTGCGCCCACCCAAGTCCAGCTAA
- a CDS encoding tartrate dehydrogenase — protein MSKVHRIAVIAGDGIGKEVMPEGLRILDVAARRHAINFDWKVLDWSSDYYQKHGTMMPSDWKAQLMDTEAIFFGAMGWPDLVPDHVSLWESLFKFRREFDQYINLRPVRLMPGVRSPLAGREPGDIDFFIVRENTEGEYSNSGGILFEGTQREVVIQESVFTRTGTDRVLKFAFELAKKRGKHVTAATKSNGISISMPWWDSRVAAMGEQYPDVKWDKYHIDILCAHFVQHPDWFDVVVASNLFGDILSDLGPACTGTIGIAPSANLNPERVFPSLFEPVHGSAPDIYGKGIANPVGQIWSGALMLDFLGYPQATAEVVQAIEQVLANGPRTPDLGGQASTAEVGAAVAQVLEAMA, from the coding sequence ATGAGTAAAGTGCATCGTATTGCCGTGATCGCGGGAGACGGGATCGGCAAGGAAGTCATGCCCGAAGGACTGCGTATTCTGGACGTGGCTGCTCGCCGTCACGCCATCAATTTTGATTGGAAAGTGCTGGACTGGAGCTCGGACTACTACCAGAAGCACGGCACCATGATGCCCTCGGACTGGAAAGCCCAACTGATGGATACCGAGGCCATTTTCTTTGGTGCCATGGGCTGGCCCGATCTGGTGCCTGACCATGTTTCGCTGTGGGAATCTCTGTTCAAGTTCCGTCGTGAATTCGATCAGTACATCAACTTGCGCCCCGTGCGCTTGATGCCCGGTGTGCGTTCGCCGTTGGCGGGTCGTGAGCCAGGCGATATCGATTTCTTTATCGTGCGCGAGAACACCGAAGGTGAATACTCCAATAGCGGCGGCATCCTGTTTGAAGGCACGCAGCGCGAAGTGGTGATTCAGGAAAGTGTCTTTACTCGCACGGGTACGGATCGAGTCTTGAAGTTTGCTTTTGAACTCGCCAAGAAACGCGGCAAGCACGTTACCGCGGCGACCAAATCCAACGGTATCTCGATTTCCATGCCCTGGTGGGATTCTCGCGTGGCCGCCATGGGCGAGCAATATCCGGATGTGAAATGGGACAAGTACCATATCGATATTCTGTGTGCGCACTTCGTGCAGCATCCGGACTGGTTCGATGTGGTGGTGGCTTCCAACCTGTTTGGCGACATCTTGTCCGACCTGGGCCCGGCATGTACCGGCACCATTGGCATTGCACCGTCAGCCAACCTGAACCCCGAACGTGTGTTCCCATCTTTGTTTGAGCCCGTGCATGGCTCGGCACCGGATATCTATGGCAAGGGCATTGCCAACCCGGTCGGTCAGATCTGGAGTGGTGCCTTGATGCTGGATTTCCTGGGCTACCCGCAGGCTACCGCCGAAGTGGTGCAAGCCATTGAGCAGGTTTTGGCCAACGGCCCACGTACGCCTGATCTGGGCGGCCAGGCCAGCACCGCAGAAGTCGGAGCCGCCGTTGCCCAGGTTCTGGAAGCGATGGCCTAA
- a CDS encoding glyoxylate/hydroxypyruvate reductase A produces MPSPLPHLIIATARPSETTRWADAFRKAYPDWKVDEFVAGQPSTGATYAVVWQPDAVLFKQEPHLCATFNLGAGVDAVAGTIPPEMPLYRLEDAGMAEQMAEYALYGVLRAVGRFQPYEEQAREGKWKAYRPIDRRQWPVAVLGLGAIGSKIAKIIASLGYPVHGWSRRLHEADFPCYAGEDGLKACVSASRILVNALPLTPQTAGVINRDVLSNLQPGGYLINVARGAHLVDADVLDALKSGHLSGALLDAFTQEPLPADHPYWGIPSVMVTPHISGITVRELALEQIGSRIALLQQGKPAAGRVDHSRGY; encoded by the coding sequence ATGCCCTCGCCATTGCCGCATTTAATTATTGCTACCGCACGGCCATCAGAAACCACGCGTTGGGCGGACGCATTCCGTAAAGCTTATCCCGATTGGAAAGTGGACGAGTTTGTAGCGGGCCAGCCCAGTACCGGCGCGACCTATGCCGTGGTCTGGCAACCGGATGCGGTTCTGTTCAAGCAAGAGCCCCATTTGTGCGCCACGTTCAATCTGGGTGCGGGCGTAGACGCGGTCGCCGGAACCATCCCGCCCGAAATGCCCTTGTACCGTCTGGAAGACGCCGGCATGGCCGAGCAAATGGCCGAATATGCCTTGTATGGTGTGCTGCGGGCCGTGGGCCGTTTTCAGCCTTATGAAGAACAGGCGCGTGAAGGCAAGTGGAAAGCCTATCGCCCGATTGACCGCCGTCAGTGGCCCGTAGCGGTGCTGGGCCTGGGTGCGATTGGCAGCAAGATTGCCAAGATCATCGCCAGTCTGGGGTACCCCGTGCATGGCTGGTCGCGTCGTCTACACGAAGCGGATTTTCCTTGCTATGCCGGTGAAGATGGCCTGAAAGCGTGCGTCTCTGCCAGCCGTATTCTGGTCAACGCCTTGCCACTGACGCCGCAAACGGCAGGGGTGATCAACCGTGACGTGTTATCGAATTTGCAGCCTGGTGGCTATTTGATCAATGTGGCTCGCGGCGCTCATTTAGTCGATGCGGACGTGCTGGATGCGCTCAAGAGTGGCCATCTGTCTGGTGCTTTGCTGGATGCCTTTACTCAGGAGCCATTGCCTGCGGATCATCCGTATTGGGGCATTCCTTCTGTGATGGTTACGCCGCATATTTCGGGTATCACCGTGCGAGAGTTGGCGCTGGAGCAAATTGGCTCACGTATCGCGCTTTTGCAGCAAGGCAAGCCTGCGGCCGGACGAGTGGATCATAGTCGGGGCTATTAA
- a CDS encoding helicase HerA-like domain-containing protein yields MADPILLAQNSNTPIYLLPALANRHGCITGATGTGKTVTLQVLAEAFSRQGTPVFLADAKGDLSGISQAAQPNPKLQERLHKLGLPEPAWGANPVTFWDIFGEQSHPVRATISDMGPLLLAQILELNDTQEGILNILFRVADDEGQLILDLKDLRALLQDIADRAAELRNQYGNIAAASVGAIQRALLRLETQGADRFFGEPALDVMDWIRTDSAGRGMINVLAADKLMQSPRLYAVFLLWMLADLYERLPEVGDLDKPRLVFFFDEAHLLFTGAPKALLEKVEQVVRLIRSKGVGIYFVTQNPLDIPDTVLGQLGNRVQHALRAFTPRDQKAVKTAAQTMRPNPGLDIEAAITELGVGEALVSMLDAKGIPTPTERAWLVAPGSRIGPATDAERQAVRQASLFGLKYDQAIDRESAYEVLAKKAADAAANGAAGATQASASAGKDEGLMGVVNDFLFGSTGPRGGKKDGLVQSMIRTETKRAATKVLRGVLGSLFGGKR; encoded by the coding sequence ATGGCCGATCCAATTTTGCTTGCTCAGAACAGCAATACCCCCATTTACCTGTTGCCTGCTTTGGCCAACCGGCATGGTTGTATTACGGGCGCCACAGGTACAGGCAAAACTGTCACCTTGCAGGTGCTGGCTGAGGCTTTTTCCCGCCAGGGAACGCCGGTGTTTCTGGCTGATGCCAAGGGCGACTTAAGCGGAATTTCCCAGGCTGCCCAGCCCAATCCCAAACTGCAGGAGCGTTTGCACAAACTGGGTCTGCCTGAACCGGCCTGGGGCGCAAACCCGGTCACCTTCTGGGATATTTTCGGCGAGCAAAGTCATCCGGTCCGGGCCACGATTTCCGACATGGGGCCTTTGTTGCTGGCCCAGATTCTGGAGCTGAATGATACCCAGGAAGGGATTCTGAATATTCTTTTCCGTGTGGCAGACGATGAGGGACAACTGATTCTGGACCTGAAGGATTTGCGTGCCTTGCTGCAAGACATAGCGGATCGTGCGGCCGAGCTGCGTAATCAGTACGGCAATATTGCCGCCGCGAGTGTGGGGGCCATTCAACGCGCTTTGCTGCGCCTGGAAACCCAAGGGGCGGATCGTTTCTTTGGTGAACCCGCCCTGGATGTGATGGACTGGATTCGTACCGACTCTGCTGGGCGCGGCATGATCAATGTGCTGGCCGCCGACAAGCTGATGCAGTCGCCTCGCTTGTACGCGGTATTCCTGCTGTGGATGCTGGCCGATCTGTACGAGCGTCTGCCGGAGGTGGGCGATCTGGACAAGCCGCGTCTGGTTTTCTTTTTTGACGAAGCCCACTTATTGTTTACAGGTGCACCCAAAGCCCTGCTGGAAAAAGTAGAGCAGGTCGTGCGCCTGATTCGCTCCAAAGGCGTGGGTATTTATTTCGTGACCCAAAACCCGCTGGATATTCCGGATACCGTTCTGGGTCAGTTGGGCAATCGAGTACAGCACGCCTTGCGCGCCTTTACACCGCGCGATCAAAAAGCCGTCAAGACGGCCGCGCAAACCATGCGCCCCAATCCGGGTCTGGATATTGAAGCGGCCATTACGGAGTTGGGTGTGGGTGAAGCCCTGGTGTCCATGCTGGATGCCAAGGGGATTCCCACGCCTACCGAGCGCGCCTGGCTGGTGGCTCCGGGTAGCCGAATTGGCCCGGCCACTGATGCTGAGCGACAGGCGGTTCGACAAGCTTCCTTGTTTGGCTTGAAATATGACCAGGCTATTGACCGAGAATCCGCCTATGAGGTGCTGGCCAAAAAAGCAGCGGATGCTGCTGCCAACGGTGCTGCCGGTGCTACCCAGGCCAGTGCGTCAGCAGGCAAGGATGAGGGTTTGATGGGCGTGGTCAATGACTTTCTATTTGGATCAACGGGGCCGCGTGGTGGTAAAAAGGACGGTTTGGTGCAAAGTATGATTAGAACCGAGACCAAACGGGCTGCCACCAAAGTGCTGCGTGGGGTATTGGGCTCTTTATTTGGAGGAAAGCGTTAA
- a CDS encoding YebC/PmpR family DNA-binding transcriptional regulator, with amino-acid sequence MAGHSKWANIQHRKGRQDAKRGKLWTKIIREVTVAARAGGPDPESNPRLRMAWDKATGANMPKDNILRAIQRGAGGADDANYEEIRYEGYGINGAAVIVDCMTDNRQRTVSDVRHAFTKNGGNLGLDGSVVFQFRHCGQFLFAPGTSEDTIMEIGLEAGADDIVTDEEGLIEVLCAPTDYPAVQAAFQAAGLTPEVEGVVMKALNETELSGDDAVKMQKLLDALEGLDDVQEVYTTAVMDEAE; translated from the coding sequence ATGGCCGGACATAGTAAATGGGCGAATATTCAGCACCGTAAAGGTCGTCAAGACGCAAAACGGGGCAAACTTTGGACCAAGATCATTCGTGAGGTCACCGTGGCCGCACGTGCTGGCGGCCCTGACCCCGAGTCCAACCCACGTTTGCGCATGGCCTGGGACAAGGCAACCGGTGCCAATATGCCCAAAGATAATATTCTGCGCGCCATCCAGCGCGGTGCGGGCGGGGCAGACGACGCCAACTACGAAGAAATTCGCTACGAAGGCTATGGCATTAACGGTGCTGCCGTGATTGTGGACTGCATGACTGACAACCGTCAGCGCACGGTCTCGGATGTGCGTCACGCCTTTACAAAAAATGGCGGCAATCTGGGCCTGGATGGCTCGGTCGTGTTTCAATTTCGCCACTGCGGTCAGTTTCTGTTCGCTCCGGGCACCTCGGAAGACACGATTATGGAAATCGGCCTGGAAGCCGGTGCCGACGACATCGTAACGGATGAAGAAGGCCTGATCGAAGTGCTGTGCGCTCCCACCGACTACCCGGCTGTGCAAGCCGCGTTCCAGGCTGCTGGCCTGACGCCCGAAGTGGAAGGCGTGGTCATGAAAGCCCTGAACGAGACCGAACTGAGCGGCGATGATGCCGTCAAAATGCAAAAACTTCTGGACGCACTGGAAGGCCTGGACGATGTCCAAGAGGTCTACACCACCGCTGTCATGGACGAAGCCGAATAA